The Chanos chanos chromosome 3, fChaCha1.1, whole genome shotgun sequence genome segment gCAGAGATGAGTTGAATTAATATGAATCAAAAGGCTAGGCTCATCTTTAGCCTTGTCTTTTCAATAACAAAATAACTTGAAATGACAATCAAGGATATGGTTTTAGTGTGGCAAGAAAAGCTTTAAGATAACAAAATTCTAAACAGCTAAAACGTGGTGTCACTGAGACGTGTAATAAAGAGCCAAACTGTGTAAACACAAGGTAACTGCTAAAATAGAAAAAGCGGTAACATAAAACGTCTTAATAGAGTACTGGGCCACCACCAGCTGCCATTTCAGGATGCTGTGGCTTTGAGTCTACAAGTGTCTGGAACTTTATTAGAGGGAAAAAGACACCATAATTCCACAAGAAATTCcatcatttactttttttttttttttttttgatgacgGTGGAAATTGCTGTCTCCAGCACAGCTGCAGAATCTCCCTTCAGCGTGTCTAACAAGTTGAGGTCTGGTGTCCGAGACGGTCGTGGCACATGGCccacattattttcatattcatcaAACAATACAACGGCCACTCACGTCCCATGGACGGAGGCACTGATATTCTGGAAGAGTCCATCACGATAGGAATTCTTCACCACAGGGTAAAGACGGTCGGTCAAAACGGCCTTGTGTTTATTGGCAtttctctctaccctctctACTGAGTCAAGAGGACTTAAGCCATGCCAGAAAAATGCAACCCACACCATAACAGAGCCGCCACAGCTTTTTACCATGGGAAACAGGCACTTTGGGTTTGTACGTTTATTTTGGCGCATGCTCCACACGCACTCTTTCGCTTACCGGGAAGAGGGTAAAGGACGAATTATCTGCTTTAGACCACCCCTTGGGATTCTCAGGAGGCCTGTCAATCATGGCATAAACTGCAAATGCCCCAAATCTTTTCCTACTCAAATAGATTTGAATGTTTATTAATAAATTTTATCAACTACATGTGCaattcaaatataaacacagtgctgtttttttttaatataactAACTAAAGTCCACGTAGCACAGACGCATTAAAATCGATCAACATGATATCAGATGGAGTTACATGGCAAAGAATACTGTATCACTCCATATGACAGACAGTGCTTTAATTGACAGATAAAGGATATCAGTGATCTATAAGTATTACTCTATGGGCTACTTTGGAACTTGTCTTGTTTCTTCAAGTCTTTCAGAACAAAATGACTAAAACCACAGGTGACCCTGACTAATGATGTCTCTCCTTCAGACTTCTAAGCCAGTGTCACCTTAACCACTGGCCTCGAGAAATATTAGCCATTTGAGCCATTTTTATCCCTGAGTTCCTTATCCAACCATCACACCTTGTGCTAAAACATGGTGGATTTTGCCTGATTGGCATTTTCATACATGACCCTGAGAAAAATCAGATGGTGATCATTTAATTAAGTAGAGAACCACACCTGTATGGAAGAACCTGCTTTAAATATGAGCTGTGTCTTTGCTTAATTCAAGTGTTTCCCTTATTCTGGTAGTCATGACAAAGCATTCTGAAAACTGTCTCCGGGTATGTCACTGCAGTCACAGCATGTACAATGTCTTTGATGCGCTGACTTGACACAGAGCTTTGAAAAATGGCATAACATGTGTGGTTCAGCTCAGTTGATGAACAGAtatgtaatggaaaaaaaatatgggaaaaaaaaatacctgcatTCAGTAAGTTATGTCAGTTCTCCAAAAACATTGAAAAGTAACAGGGTATTAGTTAATGGAATGGAAATATTTCCTTTATGGATTAAATAAAGGTATCTAAGTAGACTTCTGTACATCTGACCATTTGTATATCCGTAAATAAAAACCTCCTTTGCACTACTCCCAGCAGCACTACCGCtatatctgtgtatttgtcaTCACACGTGTATTGTctcacatttgtgtgttgttttgcactactgtctgtctgacagtctgTTTATTGTTCTACGAATTTATTATATGGATATGTCCCGTGCCAAGAACGTGAACTAGCCATGTCATAAGATTTTTACTGTCCAGATAACCTGTGTTGTTCTGTAGACGTGACGATGAAACTCTTTggcttgacttgacttgacttgactttgaCTCAAGACTATGTCACACTACGAGGGGTAAAGATGCCCGTTCAACGTTTCCAATATTCATATTCGTGTCCGACACTGGGAGTTTGTCTGCAACATCAAAATTGGGCTGAATTCGTGTAGTCTGAACCAGGCCTTACTATGACTCATCAAGTAGTCATCACACCTCCATCTCCACTTGTCTGTCCTCTGGCCTATTAACGCTCTACTCATCCACCGCTGGTTAACCAGTTCGTTGTCTAATCATGATGGTCACCTGTTCCCTGTTCATTATCTCATTAGGATGTTTGTATATGCACTAGTCTCTGATTTTCATGAGCATACAGAGCCTTGGTCCTCCTCATTAACATTTCTGCTGTTAGCCCCCATGTTTATTCCTAATTAGCATTGTAGCTCTTAGCCTCCTTGTTCTTGTTAGCTCTCCTGTTCCTGTTAGCTTCCCTGTGCTCGATTATTGACCACCACCTGTTAACTGTTATTGATCTGTAGTCCTGCCCCAAGTAGCCTGATTATCACGCACCAAATCTGGGCTGTTTTGTGATTTGGATTTGGACTGCATTTTGGAATAAAGCTTGTACAGTACATGCATCCTGATTCTAAGAGAATTTGTGATAGTACCCCAAACAACCTTGAAACCTAAAATTCTTTCTCAGTCATGTTTTGCATATTTACAGCTGAGACAGCATGCACATCTGCTAAACACAAGTAGAAATTTTAAGACCAGTCTGCTATTATTATTTACTGAATGAATTACTGCATGTCAAGTTGTATTACTGGGACAGTGTTTAAATATTCATAGTCGGGCTCAAATTGCTAAAACTTAAGAGGTCTCTGGTTTCCAGAATCTCTCTCCAGAGTGCCAGACTCACTGGTTTGATATTAGAGCTATCTAAGATCTTTCCGAACGTTCTAGAACTTAGGCAATCTTATGATTGCGCCAGACTCACTGGTTTGATATTAGAGCTATCTAAGATCTTTCTGAACATTCTAGAACTTGGGCAATCTTATGATTGTGCCGGACTCACTGGTTTGATATTAGAGCTATCTAAGATCTTTCCGAACGTTCTAGAACTTAGGCAATCTTATGGTACTTTCTGAACTTCTGAATGAATCTAGAGATTCCTAGAGCCTTGAAGGCATGTTtgaccacagagcagtcagtaTGTAGTGGATGCTAAGTGagacagtgaaagtgaaaaggCATTTACATTGAACCTCATTCCAGTATTTCAGTTTGACACTTAATGAGACTGAAGTTGAGCTCAGTGTGATGTTAACAATCACATCTTCTGTCATAATTGTAATActtttaataacttttcatattttttctatGAAATCAACGCAATGCATTAAGCTGAACATTAATCAAATGTTTCAGATCTTGCATTTGCTTTAGAACCCAATGAGACAGGTACAGCTTCATCAACTAAAAGCATTTTAGCATTGCCACACCAATAATCTGAATCAATATATTAATAAGTTTTGATCAATAGCACCACCTTACTGCCTACAACATCTTAAATgctaataaaaatgaaaaaaaaaaaaaatgaaattgaacaCATTCTAATGTCACAACTATTCGGGCAGAATTAAAATTCTTGTTAAGCAGAAAAGTCATGATTATACACCATTTTCAGAGGGACATTTTTTTGAACATGAACATTTTTATCATCAGAACAATCCATTAAGAAACACCTAAAATCTGTGAGAAAACATGTGAACTGTATATTTAGATTTCACCCTGTAATAGTCATGctagaaataaacaaaatcttGCATTTATTTGGCTTTACACTAATGAAAATTCAGAAATTCCTCTTAACGATGGAAAGctcttcaaaacaaactgattaaAACCTGACTCTCACAGTATACATAAAAAACCCAGATAAAAGTCTCTTCTTCTAAAGAGAGCTTATTTAAAAGCACAAGGTTCTGCTCCTGGAATCAAATTGTGACTGTAACTCAACTCAGACAGCATCACATACATTCCAGACATAGTTCAGGAAaatgcagggggaaaaaaattgcaaGCCTTTATGACtgagagaaattgtgtgtgtgtgtgtttgtgtgcatgcgcgtgtgtgtgtgcgcgtgtgaatgGAGACGGTGTGGAGTGGTTGTTCATTGGATTGTGGCCAGTAAGAATGGTCTCTGTGGAAACAGAGGCAGACGCAtaagagggggtggggggagtcaagatttttctttttctgtcaccCCTGCGTCTTCTCTAGCTATCACACATAATAAAGGTGGTGAGAAACAGAGGTAAAGAGTGTTGCCACGGTTTCAGCTATGGGCCCTGCAACCTTATTTCACCCTTCGTATGATTGCTGTTCTTATTTTACAAAGACCCGTGTACAGCCCATGCTTTTCCACAAAGAGTACTAAGTGCAATTCTAAATCCTTTCTTTGGTGCACATGGGAAAGCAGCTTTGATATAAAACACTCTGGAGAAAAACATACACGCCAGTGAGCTATTTagatgactgaaaaaatgtggggttttttttttcctatgttgATTCTTTTAGTTGCCAATCATTTCTGAtacaatctgaaaaaaaaaatcccccaaaattTAACTTCACAGCACAAGTTGTTATTGAGTGgattttaagaaaaacagaggtATTAAAGAACTCTCAGACATGAGGTATAATTCAGGTatagttttctttttacatGTTTCCAGGTATCAACAGGTGATTCAGTGTCAGCATCAGTATACACATCCATGTACCTTGCCTGCAGAATAACCTGCTCTATTTCCGGTTTAAACAGCCAAGCAATCTGCTGACAGGAGTCAGTACTAATAACATATATTATTCCTCTTTAATGAAAGATCAGTTCTCAGGTGGATAGACTCCAGTCCCTATTGATGAATGTCCAAAGACACAAGTTAACATCTAAATTTATGGCAAAGAGGCAGAAGCTGACTGTGTTACTAACCATGCTGTGGTTACGAATCACTGCGAAAATTAACACCAAAACATGAGTGACCCCCAAGTCAAACTATAAATCTGAGTATAATTACAAAACGTCCAGGCAAAAGGTAGGggcaaatgaaaaaagatataTCCCACACTCCGGAACGTTTTGCAAATAACATCTATTCTTGTTTCATTAATTGAATTCACAGCGGAAAAAGCAACATCTGCTTTTTGTCTCAGGtagttttaaataaacaggCAGTAAAGTGTAATAATActatttcttttgtgttttatgtgttacGCATTGCTGGCATTCAAATTGTACCCAATAAAAATTATGAAGGCAGTAGTCATGCATCAAAACATATTTTCTACAAGTGCATGCAAAGAAAACACACGTCTAATTGAGAGCTTTAACATATTCAGTGGagcacaacaataacaataaaacatgaaatgaaacccACAAATAATAATGCAACAATAGCAAACCATAAAGGCACACCCGTTGCAATGATACTGAAAACCAATACTCTTCTTCTTAACGGAGACCACAAACAACTGGGAACATCACGTTTACCATAATAGGCCTaattacaaaaaccaaaaagagtCACAACATCAGCCATGAGATAAATCTCATAAAAACAAAGGTACAATAAACAGTAGCAAAGCGACTgctattatttttaaaatgtcagtagGGGTTTTAAACAGAGTTTATAGAATCACGAACATTCCGCAGTCACTCCCATGAAGGGTTTTTGCTGGTTTGATCGTGAGCCAGGATGATGTCACTCCAGCTCTGTGCCACTACTACTGAGCTGCTACAAGTAGAAGAGTCCTGCTAACACATACACCACTTTAACACGTACCAGACACCAGAGTCCAAATGGGTAAACAGCTGGTCATATAGCTTTTAGCGCTTTAAAGCATGCTAGCAGCTGTCTCATTCTGAAGATACAACGTCTGAGAATGCACATTCTTAAAAGTAATTGTTATCAAGGGAGCACGTTAAGAAATCTTGATCTAAGACTACATAAGAATGATTCCACTGTACTTAAGTGGATTGAACCATGTCAGAAACTTACAGGGTACCTCAGAATATGCCCCTGATAGGAAAACTAAGGGCTGATGTCACTAAGAAATAACATATTTTAGCATTGACAATATCTGAATCAATATTTTATATTGCTAATTATCTTGATCTGTAAAAGTGACATAGAACACCACCTTAATATCACTCCCCACTGAAATTCCACTCTAAAGAGCTGACATTGTACGTGTCTCTGACGATACCCCTATTAGAGGTAAGATACTAAGTTGAGGACTGATGTTACTTAAAAATAAAGTAcaattttgctttattttagcATTGCCAATAGATATAAAGAAAATTGTCTACTCTGCCCCTGTAAAAGTGTTTTCTAGATGTAGTAACTATCATGTACttttaaagagaaagacatcATACCCAGTAAAACAGCCGAAAATGGGGCTTTTGTCAAAAAACgcattttcttttgaatgtgaCTATATTTTAAAAGTGTTACTGTCTGGTCATTTTACTGTGCTCAGCTggcacagggaaaaaaatgatcttaGTCCAAGTGTTATTCATTTATGCATTAATCTAAAAAGGCTCAGGAATCAAGGAtattgtgaaaagaaaaaaaaaaaccctccaaaaatATGTACTTTGCTTCTGGCAAAGAACTgcagaaaatgaattaaaaggtTAAATAATATTGAATTCAATAATGAGGTAACATTTCCTGCACAGACAGAAGGCAAAAACCCAAGACGAGGCACAGATAGATGACCCAGTAAGACCAAGAAAAGGCTTCATCTTTCACGGGTAATCCCTGAcgtctcttcttctctcagaaCCCATTTCAAAAAGGGCAGAACATTCCGGCGAGACTTACCTGAGAGCGATTGTCGTACCGTTCACGGACGCAGAGTAGGGTCTGGTGGGGCTGAAGCTGCCCTGCCGTGCGTAGCGTTCATCTCCGCAGCACAAGATGGTGAGGAAAGCCCTTCGAAAAGCTCGGTTCAGAAAGGCGTAGAGAAAAGGATTCAGGCCAGAGTTAATGTATCCCAGCCACAGCCACGCGGTCCACATCTGCTCAGGGACGCTGTACTGGATGAACGGATCCACTACGTTGGTGATGAAGAACGGCGCCCAGCAGAGGCAGAAGCATCCCATGATGACCGCCAGCGTTTTGGCCGCTTTGGTTTCGATCTTCATTCGGCTCGGACCCTGCTGGTCGTGGCCGTAGTACTGTTCGGGCGCTGAGCCAGCGCGTTGTAGAGTGCCTATCTGTCGAGCGTGCTCCATGGCAGTCACGTAAATGCGCTGATAGGCCAGGACCATCAGTCCCAGTGGCACGTAGAAAGCCACCGCCGAGCAGACCAGGGCGTAGGGCCGGTTCACGAGAAAGACGCAGTATGTCTCATTAGTGACGTTGCTGAATTTCCTGTTTTCAATCTgaggacaaaaaacacacacacacatagctgaAGCTACTTTCATACCAGGGAGAGACGTTTCCAGGGAAGAATAGCTCACCCTGTCAAATATAGGTATAAAACTCATGCATTCTGCTTGGTTCTTCAACCGTAGGTTTGAAAACTGCAGTCATTTTCAGGAagtcgttttcattttcaagccGTCAAGCTCCTGAAAGGTGTGTCAGTGAGGTTCTTTGAATTGAGAACATGTCTAGCATTTAATTTGAGTGATAAAAGACTAGCTCCGTACCAACCATTCAAATTTATCAAGCAGATTGTTTTCAGTGACTAAATTTCAATCAAGGCTTGATGCTTTTTAGAACAATTTACTCTTCTTTACTAAATGCATGTTTGATTTGAATTGCTGCACATTCTTTCAAATGTTTGTGATGCACGTACCCTTAGTCTGGAAACATATAAAGCGTTTTAAATGAAATCTCGCGTTAAAgatgatgaaaataaatgactaatCAATCAGTTGATCTATCAATCAGTTGATCAGTCAGTCAATCGatcaatcaaaatcaaacaaacaataatcaaacaaacaactttGCACTTGGTGCCATGGATGTATTATGTCTGCATTTATTACTGAGAGGTGAGAGGCTACTACCACCAGCCATCAAGTCATCTGTGACCTTAATATTATGACTTCTTCTAAACTTTCACTAAGTCTGTACTTACAATGTCCTCAATGCCAATTGCATTCCAATTCTGCATGATGGGAAGGAACGAGATAAAAGAAGGGATGACCCAACATCCCCCCAACATCAAAGAGACTCTTATTGGTGTCATCTTATTTCTGTACACCAGGGGCTGACAGCAGATAGCATAGTACCTgccaaaaagagagggagagagagagagagagagagagagatcagagaaaCACTCAATTGTCAGGATGTGAGTACTATTATAATGCAAGACTTTCCTAATCAAACATTGCTGTTTCTCCATCACTGAACCTGTAGTCAAACcatgtgttatgtttgtttcACACAAAGATCCAGAAGACTGGGGGTACTGAATAGACTGGGGGTGGGATAAATCAAGTTTTTCTGTGGTaccagtgagagaaaaatgactcacacagacataataCTGACCTGTTCCCTCACTAACAAAGTCCAACATCACTAAACTGAGTGAATGGGCAGAGTTTGCATACTTGCAAATTACATATTATTTTTCCTACCATACATGCTGACAAGCAATGGAATGGAATACACATTGAGGTCCTTAGAAGTCTCACAAACTGCACTCATGTAAATGCATTTCTATTGTTAACTGACCTCTTTGAAAGAGGAGAACATAGGAAAACCTCAAATAGTTCTGCAAAAATTGGGCAGAAGTGATGAAAATAACTATTTGAATATATCGCCCATGGACGAGGTCTCTGAATGAGACTCAGCAGGAGACGAGAGGAGAATGGATGACAGTCACATTATGAAAGTGGGCGCCCAGAATTACGGCATTCAGAATAACACTAAATCAATCTCCCAGTGTGACAATGGAGTGAatataaacagcaaaaaaaggcACAGTAGTATTAGTATGTGTCTAGCTTGTACTAaaccaaacagaagaaaaaatttgtttttgttcttttgtggttttttttttttttttttacaaacattaGAACAACACAGATCAACTgacatgcttttaaaaaatgatagtGATTTAAATTGTTATCTTTACGGAAAATAAAGAGcaatatatttccacattctTGTAAAATTGTACGCGACTAAAGCTGGTCTTGGATGTAATATATCATCTAAGATATATTACATTCTTAGAAACATGAAGGCAAATATGTTCCCCAGACAAACCCTCCATGTCAAGGATTTACTGCAACATCCCTGAATAAAAGTTCCAAACCTCCAAATCCTTCTCCAGGAATTAATATGAGCAGTATTCCAAAAGGAGGATATCAAATCTGTGTAGGATATCAAATCATCTTCCATATAGCAGAGTATGTTTTCCTTATGTTTCAAAAAGCAGATAGCCATTGCTGTCTGTTCAATACACAGAGGATATTTCAAAACCTActgtcctattttttttttttcattttaagattGACAAAAGCAAATCTGGAGTTTCATTCACTATCATCTTGTCTCACCTTGTATGACCTTGTGAAACATTCTGTCAAAGAACTGAGAACTCCTTCAGTACATTCTCACCTGTCTAGTGCTATGCAGCACAGATGCAGTATAGAGGCAGTGGTGAGGAGAACATCCAGTGAAGTACGGACGAGGCAAAGAGTCTCGCCGTATCTCCACTGACCTGTGGTCAGCTCTATGGCTGCAAACGGCATAACTACAAGAGCAACTAGGAGATCGGCAAATGCCAGTGACACAATGAAGTAgtttgtcttcttcttcctaAATTTggcaaagaaacatttttaaaattgaatgAGAAATGGGACGTAAACAATACTTAAGAAAAGAACTTAAACAGCATGGTGcacaacaaaattaaattaCGGCTGCCACAAACTGTAGTGTCTTGATTGAAGACCACCCATGGAATTAATAATATTACATGCATATAAGTATGAATATAAGCATGACTATATATTAACAAGCTTGTATTAACCTTACTTTCTTGTAAGTACACTGAGTGTTAAGAAAGCATTTCCCATAAAATTACCAGCTGCATTTTTCAAGTTTTATGTACACTGCAGATGGTTACCTGGCAAAAATGATTGCACTTTTTGGCATCTCAGAAGTAATATCAACATCACCCTTTATGCAACAAATAATTCATGTTTCAGAACTATCTCAAATTTCT includes the following:
- the LOC115808088 gene encoding 5-hydroxytryptamine receptor 4, with the translated sequence MATNSNLTQESSNEVVNTEHVLSSLERIILTVFLVTIITMTVFGNLLVMVAVCKDRQLRKKKTNYFIVSLAFADLLVALVVMPFAAIELTTGQWRYGETLCLVRTSLDVLLTTASILHLCCIALDRYYAICCQPLVYRNKMTPIRVSLMLGGCWVIPSFISFLPIMQNWNAIGIEDIIENRKFSNVTNETYCVFLVNRPYALVCSAVAFYVPLGLMVLAYQRIYVTAMEHARQIGTLQRAGSAPEQYYGHDQQGPSRMKIETKAAKTLAVIMGCFCLCWAPFFITNVVDPFIQYSVPEQMWTAWLWLGYINSGLNPFLYAFLNRAFRRAFLTILCCGDERYARQGSFSPTRPYSASVNGTTIALRNTCYEVSSPTLQELLKNSIRGQAHCNRLSFLPNRSYSDNGKRILSSELESQDSVGVI